A genome region from Magnolia sinica isolate HGM2019 chromosome 8, MsV1, whole genome shotgun sequence includes the following:
- the LOC131253587 gene encoding uncharacterized protein LOC131253587 yields the protein MRQDRGQSIADFYSQTNHLWEQLSAADPKLECSKDIQTFATWLDRRKFMHFMMALQDNFESTRASLLHRQPLPTLDAAVAELISEETRRSTMQMQSSDMVMATASNGASQSFAGRSSSQSTSKPGFCKWCKRTGHTIDECRKFQYSKQKRASQQTAAIASSDPPVLETPPQSTSLTAADVKDLIHQVLSQSSTAMSVTPGFTDGSTTWDRP from the exons ATGCGTCAAGACCGAGGTCAGTCTATTGCTGATTTTTATTCTCAAACTAATCATCTTTGGGAACAATTATCTGCCGCAGACCCTAAGTTGGAATGTTCTAAAGACATTCAAACATTTGCCACTTGGCTTGATCGACGGAAGTTTATGCACTTTATGATGGCTCTTCAAGATAATTTTGAATCTACTCGAGCTTCTCTTCTTCACCGTCAGCCACTTCCAACATTGGATGCTGCAGTTGCTGAACTCATCTCTGAAGAAACTCGACGTTCCACTATGCAGATGCAATCTTCTGACATGGTTATGGCCACCGCTTCTAATGGTGCTTCTCAGTCTTTTGCTGGACGTTCTTCCTCTCAATCCACCTCCAAGCCTGGTTTTTGCAAGTGGTGTAAACGAACTGGTCATACCATCGATGAATGCCGCAAGTTCCAGTATTCTAAGCAGAAAAGAGCTTCCCAACAAACAGCTGCGATTGCTTCATCTGATCCTCCTGTACTTGAGACTCCACCTCAGTCCACTTCTCTTACTGCAGCTGACGTGAAGGACTTAATTCACCAGGTTTTGTCCCAATCCTCAACTGCCATGTCCGTCACCCCAG GATTCACAGACGGGTCAACTACTTGGGATAGGCCGTAA